A window of Fragaria vesca subsp. vesca linkage group LG7, FraVesHawaii_1.0, whole genome shotgun sequence contains these coding sequences:
- the LOC101302204 gene encoding serine carboxypeptidase-like 27-like: MGYQNSLFASVCILLLSFGACFASSIQDQVRDRITQLPGQPANVGFRQYSGYVTANKQAGRALFYWLVESPAQRGPESRPLVLWLNGGPGCSSVAYGAAEEIGPFHIRPDGKTLYLNPYAWNNLANLLFLESPAGVGFSYSNTSSDLYTAGDQRTAEDAYTFLVNWFERFPQYKHRNFYIAGESYAGHYVPQLSQLVYERNKGIKNPDINFKGFLVGNAVTDDYHDFIGTFEYWWTHGLISDSTYRELRVKCDLEVSQHPSLACMEALKLADSEQGNIDPYSIFTRPCSSAAALKRNLRGHYPWMSRAYDPCTERYSEKYFNHPEVQKALHANVTGLSYPWKTCSDFVGNYWSDSPRSMLPIYQELIAAGLKIWVYSGDTDAVVPVTATRYSIDALKLPTINNWSPWSDSGKVGGWSQIYKGLTLVTITGAGHEVPLHRPREAFILFKSFLENKPMPN; this comes from the exons ATGGGTTACCAAAACTCTCTATTTGCATCTGTCTGCATTTTGCTACTTTCATTCGGAGCTTGTTTTGCTTCTTCTATTCAAGATCAAGTGAGGGATAGAATAACACAGTTGCCAGGGCAGCCAGCCAATGTGGGGTTTCGTCAGTATTCTGGTTATGTCACTGCCAATAAGCAAGCTGGGAGAGCATTGTTTTACTGGTTGGTTGAGTCCCCAGCGCAGCGTGGACCGGAGTCCAGACCGCTAGTGTTGTGGCTCAATGGTGGTCCAGGTTGCTCTTCTGTTGCTTATGGAGCAGCTGAAGAGATTGGACCTTTTCATATTAGACCTGATGGGAAGACCCTTTACTTGAATCCATATGCTTGGAACAATT TGGCAAATTTGCTTTTCCTTGAATCGCCAGCTGGTGTTGGATTTTCATATAGCAATACATCTTCAGATTTGTATACAGCTGGGGACCAGAGAACAG CTGAAGATGCATATACATTTCTGGTCAATTGGTTCGAAAGGTTTCCTCAGTACAAGCACAGAAATTTCTACATTGCTGGAGAAAGTTATGCAG GTCATTATGTTCCTCAGCTGTCTCAATTGGTTTATGAGAGAAATAAGGGAATTAAGAATCCAGATATCAATTTTAAGGGGTTTTTG GTAGGAAATGCTGTGACCGATGATTACCATGATTTTATTGGCACATTCGAATACTGGTGGACACATGGTTTAATTTCTGATTCCACCTATCGGGAACTGCGAGTTAAGTGTGACTTGGAAGTCTCTCAGCATCCATCACTGGCTTGCATGGAGGCCCTCAAACTAGCAGATTCAGAGCAAGGAAACATTGACCCTTACAGCATTTTCACCCGTCCTTGTAGTAGTGCTGCAGCACTGAAGCGCAACTTGAGGGGTCATTAT CCATGGATGTCCAGAGCATATGATCCATGCACTGAGAGGTATTCTGAAAAGTATTTCAACCATCCAGAAGTTCAAAAGGCACTTCATGCAAATGTAACTGGACTTTCATACCCATGGAAAACATGCAG TGATTTTGTTGGAAACTACTGGTCGGATTCTCCACGGTCTATGCTTCCAATTTATCAAGAGCTTATTGCTGCTGGTCTCAAGATATGGGTCTACAG CGGAGATACTGATGCAGTGGTTCCTGTTACTGCCACGCGTTACTCCATTGACGCCCTTAAGTTACCGACCATCAACAACTGGTCCCCATGGTCCGATTCCGGCAAG GTTGGTGGCTGGAGCCAAATATACAAGGGGCTGACATTAGTTACCATCACCGGAGCTGGACATGAGGTCCCACTCCATCGACCTCGCGAAGCTTTCATTCTTTTCAAATCATTTTTGGAGAACAAGCCCATGCCTAATTAG